The nucleotide window AATATATTCCATAGGTCCAGGACGATACAAGGCGTTCATTGCAATGAGGTCATCAAAAACTGTTGGCTTAAGATGCTTCATATGCTTTTGCATTCCTGGCGATTCATACTGAAAAATCCCAACCGTTTCACCTCTTTGGAACAACGCATACGTTTCTTCGTCATCTAACGGAAAGTTTTCAGGATCGAGTTCAATACCGTGTCGTGCCTTTACAATCTTAACCGTATCTTTAATTAAAGTTAAGGTCTTTAATCCCAAGAAATCCATCTTCAGTAATCCAGCACTTTCTACAACAGAGTTATCAAACTGCGTAACGTATAAATCTGAATCTTTAGCTACCGAAACAGGTACATAATTGGTAATGTCACCTGGTGTAATGATAACACCACAAGCATGAATGCCAGTATTTCTTACAGAACCTTCTAAAACTCTTGCTTGGTTTACCGTTTCTGCCTGTAAATCTGAACCGTCTGAGATATTTAATAGTTGATTGACTTTTTCTAATTCTTCAGCTCTAAACTTGCTTGCTAATTCTTTTTCGCTCTTACCAAATATCTTTCCGAGTTTGGACATATTCGGAATGAGTTTAGCAATATGATCCGCTTCATTTAATGGCAAATCCAACACACGTGCCGTATCTCTAATTGAAGATTTAGCAGCCATTGTACCATAAGTAATGATCTGCGCCACCTGATTAGCTCCATATTTATCGATAACGTATTGCATAACGCGACCACGACCTTCATCATCAAAATCGATATCGATATCTGGCATACTCACACGATCTGGATTTAAGAAACGCTCAAAAAGTAAATCGTACTTTATTGGATCTATGTTGGTAATCCACAAACAGTATGCTACTACCGAACCTGCTGCCGAACCACGACCAGGACCAACGGACACATCCATTTTTCGGGCTTCGCGAATGAAATCCTCTACAATAAGGAAGTAACCAGGATATCCTGTATTTTCAATAACGCTCAACTCAAAATCGAGACGTTCTGCTATTTCTGGTGTAATCTCTCCATAGCGCTTTTTAGCACCTTCGTATGTTAAGTGTCTTAAATAGGCATTTTCTCCGCGCTTACCATTATCTACTTCATCCTCTTGATGTTTGAATTCATCTGGTATATCAAAAGCAGGAAGTAATACATCACGAGCCAATTCAAACGGTTCAATTTTATCAACCACTTCTTGAATGTTCACAATAGCCTCAGGAATGTCTCTAAAGAGCGCTTTCATCTCTTCAGTTGACTTAAAGTAATATTCTTGATTTGGCAATCCGTAACGATAACCACGACCACGACCTATTGGTGTGGCTTGTTTTTCACCATCTTTTACACACAATAAAATATCGTGTGCATTGGCGTTTTCTTGTTCTACGTAGTAAGTATTATTTGTAGCAATTAGCTTCACATCGTGCTTATGAGCAAATTGAATAAGTACTTGATTAACACGATTTTCATCTTCCTGATTATGACGCATCAACTCGATATACAAATCATCTGCAAAGGTGTCCTTCCACCAGATTAAGGCTTCTTCGGCTTGGTTTTCACCAATATTTAGGACTTTACTCGGCACTTCACCATAGAGGTTTCCTGTGAGACAAATGAGGTCTTCTTTGTACTGCTCTATGAGTTTTTTATCAATTCTTGGTACATAATAAAACCCATCAGTAAAAGCTGCAGAAGACAGCTTTGCCAAATTGTGATAGCCTTTTTTATTCTTTGCTAAAAGAACAATTTGGTAACCGTTATCTTTTCGGGTTTTATCGGTATGATCTTCGCAAACAAAAAACTCACAACCGATAATAGGTTTTATTAGTTTCCCTTTCTTTTCTTCACCATTTTCTTCAGCCTCTTTATGCTTTGCTTTTACAGACTTGTTATGGTTAGAAACTGCTTGAACAAAGTGAAAGGCGCCCATCATATTTCCGTGATCTGTTAGCGCAACGGCAGGCATATTTTCTTTTGCCGCTGCCGCTACTAAATCACCAATACTGATGGTAGATTGTAAAATTGAAAACTGAGAATGGTTATGCAAATGCACAAACGCTGCATCAGCCAATTTTGCAATAGCTTCTTTGTTTGTTTGTGTTGGTATTTCTTGAGACTGCTCCTTTTGAAGCCTTGCATTTATCTTGGCACTTTCGCGTTTAAGATTAAGATGTTTTAGTCCAATTAGCTGAATTGGTTGCGGATTGGCTTCTGAAAATTTTACAAAATAATCTGGTTGAACATCTAACTGTTCTTTAGTATATTCTTTTCGCCTAACTAATTCTAAAAAACAACGTGTCGTGGCTTCAACATCGGCAGTTGCGTTATGGGCTTCGGCAAATGGCTGGTTGAATAAAAACTCGTGTAACTCTGTTAAGGTTGGCAGTTTAAACTTTCCTCCTCTACCGCCAGGAATTTTACACAATTCGGCCGTATGCTCTGTACAGGTATCTAATACTGGTAATTCTTGTAATTGGTTTGCTACATCCTCTCTAACAAATTCGGCTCCCATAATATTGAGATCGAACCCAACATTCTGACCAACCACAAATTTAGTTTTCTCTAAAACAGCATTAAATTTTTCTAAAACTTCGGCAAGAGAAATACCTTGCTCTTCTGCCAATTCTGTAGAAATACCATGGATTTTCTCAGCATCATATGGAATATTAAAGCCATCTGGCTTAACCAAATAATCTTGATGATCTATACAATTACCCATAGCATCATGCAACTGCCATGCTATCTGAATACACCTTGGCCAGTTATCTGTATCTGTTATTGGTGCATCCCAACGCTTTGGTAAACCTGTGGTTTCAGTATCGAAGATTAAGTACATAAATTACCTGTTTTAGACCTTGAAAAAGAATATGAATTTGTCGTAAAAATAGCCCTTAAAATTACATAGAATTTCGACTTACTTTAATGGAAGTTGTTAAGAGTTTTAAACATAAAAAAAGCCATGCACTTTGCATGGCTTTTTGCTTAACAATCTATTTTATTTATGACACTATGGTTTCAAAATTTTCAGCACTTCTGATGGCTGTCTCAATGGCACTTTTTTGATTTTTGAGAGTGTTGATAATAGGCGATGGTATTGCATGTCCAGAAATAACTTCATTATATTCTTTTAAACTTGTTTTTTCTATTCTTACAGTTTCTTGTAGCATAGCTTCTTCATCGTTTGATGAAAAAAGCGACTTAAGAGACATCCAGTTTTGATGCAGTTCTCCTTTAATATTACCTGAATTTTCTGGTATATCTTTATTTTCCCAAACTTCGCTTCGTAGCTCCTTCACAAATCTTGCGCGCTCTTCTGCTCTAGACTTAAAAAAGTTTTTTATGTCAGCGCTGTCAACCTTTTCGATAGCCTTTTCATAACTATCCTTGGCGTTCATATTCTTCTCTATAAGTTCGTTTAATTTATTTGATATTTCTTTGGTATTGTTCATTATGTTTTGTGTTTTGTTTACAGTAGTTAATTTGATGCCTACTGATTTTGCATCTACTAGCGTTGTTTAGTCAAGTAATTTTTAAAATAAAAGCCATGAAAATCATGGCTTTTAGGGTCTTAATCTAACTTAAGATATTATGATAAGACTTCTTCATAAAGTTTTACTGAGTTGATAGCTGCTTCTATCGCATTTCTTTGTTCGCGTAATAGCTCTATTAATCTTGATGGAAAATTATTGTCGCTTAGCAACTCATTATATTCTTCTAGACTGGCTTTTTCGCCTCTTAAGGCTTCATTTAAAATGGTCTCTTCATTATTGGAGGAGAAGGTGGCTTTTAGACTCATCCAATTTCTATGCATTATTCCTTTTAAGCTTCCTGAATCTTCTGGTATTTCACCATAAGTCAAAATTTCTGTTCTCAATTGACGTGCAAATTTGGAGCGTTCTTCCGCTCTGTTTTTAAAGAAGTTTTTAACACTAACGTTGTCTACTTCTTGCATAGCGTTGATGTAACCTTTTTCGGCGTCATAATTTTTTACTAATAATTCATTTAACTTGTCTGAAACTATTTTTTCGTACTTCATAATATCTTTAATCATTTTTTAATTTCAATAAGTTCTTTATAGATGCGTATTGTTTCACATCTGCACTTATAGTATAACATTCATACACCACGAAGTCAAGTTATTTAACACCATTTAATAGTCTTTAACAGCCTTTAACAAAAAAAGCGCTATTTGAAAATTTCAAATAGCGCTTTTAATTTTACTTTTTGCTTTTTTATACCTGTAGATAATCTGGCACACCATCTCCATCTACATCATCATTAGTTGGGTCTCCATCCATGTTGGCGTCTTCGTTTATGGTTAGTATACCATCACCATCATCGTCTGTATCTAAATAATCTGCATCACCATCTCCATCGGTATCTGTAGGATTACCATTACCATCTAATTGCAACTCTAAAGATGTTGGCACACTATCACCATCATCGTCGTCATCTAAGTAATTTGCTATACCATCCATATCTGTGTCGTCATTAGTAATATCACCATCTCCATTAAAATCTTCAAACACGTTTGGTACGCCATCTCCATCATCGTCGCTACAATCTAAATCATCGATTACCGCTTGAATTGCACCATCGTCATCACCACAAAAATCTATTTGCTCCTGCAGAAACTGCTGATATTGCGAGCAATTTGCATCAAATGTGCCCATAGTTGCAGTATTGTACTGCACTTCAGCTTCGTTTCTATTGTTTGTTGCTATTTCACAACTTATTTGACAATCACCCAGATCATCAATTCTTTGTTGAATTGAGCCATCTAAATCACCACAGTAATCGCGTTGCATCATTAACGACTGTCTGTAGGCGCTACAAGCAATTTCAAACTCAGAACTACTAACAAATCCATCATCACCAACTTGCTGTGCTGCAATATATGTAGCCTCAGCTGTTTCGGTGGCAATTTCTGTATCTGTACACGTTATAGGATCTGCCGGAATTGTTCCAGAAATTAAGGGCACTCTGTAAAACACACCTCCATAAATTGGCCCATTTTGTCCTGTTACAGGATCTAAACCAACCTCACCTGTTAAACCAGTGAAATTTACTGATTGAAGGCCTGATTCGTTAAAGGCTGTAAATCTAAATGTCCCTGTAAACCTATTATTTTCTATCTCATTTATACGTATTTCCCCATACTCTGGATATATAGACACATCTGGATGCGGCCTGTTGTTTGTAGAATATATTGTGCCGTCTGCAGTTGTAAATCTTGCTTCAATGGTATTAACATCACCAAAGACATAAACACCAACAGCAACAGTAGGCACTATTAACTCTAAAGTCTCGATATTGTTTGAACCAAAAAGCGTTAAAAAATCATTTTCATCTATACTTGCGGAAAAGGCTTTTGCTCTCCAAGACGTACCATCTAGGGAACCTTGAAATGCTGGTGTGTTAAATTCTACTTCATCACCACAGCTAAATACCGATATTAAGATAAGAGATAAGACTATTAATTTTTTCATTATTAAGCGGAAATTAATCGTTGTTTCAAATATAACGAAACAAGAATCTCAAAAGTATAATATTTTTTTATACTAGACTTACTCTTCTTCAGCACTTTTGTTTAAAGTGATAATCTTTTAGTTAAAATGACCAAAAGGCTTGAAAATTAAAAAATTGTATTATCTTTGCGCCCTTATTAATAACAGAGGTCGCGAACCTCACTAATTAATCATTATGCCTGTAAAAATTAGATTACAAAGACACGGTAAAAAAGGAAAACCTTATTACTGGATCGTAGCCGCGGACTCTCGCGCTAAAAGAGATGGTAAGTACTTAGAAAAATTAGGTGCTTACAATCCAAACACAAATCCTGCAACAATAGACCTTGATGTAGATGGTGCTGTAAAGTGGTTAGAAAACGGTGCACAACCAACAGATACTGCTAAAGCAATATTATCTTACAAAGGAGCTTTATTAAAGAAGCATTTAGCAGGTGGTGTTAAAAAAGGTGCTTTAACCGAAGAGCAAGCAGAAGCTAAATTTAACGCTTGGTTAGAAGAAAAGGCAGCTAAAGTACAAGCTAAAGCAGATGGCTTATCTAAAGCAGATGCCGATGCTAAAGCTAAAGCACTTGAAGCAGAAAAAGCAGTTAACGAAGCTCGTATTGCTGCAAATGCACCAGTAGTTGAAGAAGAAGTTGCTGAAGAGACAACGGCTTCTAACGAAGAAGAGTAAAAAATTTATTTTTATACTTTTAAACCCTGACATTTATTGTCAGGGTTTTTTATGCAAAAAACTTTCTTTTGTATAATGCCGAATTTGTTTCAGTATCTAAAACCAGAACGATTAAAGACCCTGAAATAAATTCAGATTGATAAATCAGTAATTTGTTATGAAAAAAGAAGATTGTTTTTACTTAGGGAAAATTGTAAAAAAATACAGTTATAAAGGAGAACTACTCGCTAAGCTAGACACGGACGAACCAGACCTTTATGAAAATATTGATGCGGTTTTTATAGATCTTAGAGGTAATCTTGTACCGTTTTTTATCGAATCTTCGCAATTACACAAATCTGATTTACTTAGATTAAAGTTTGAAGATGTAGATAATGAAGCTGATGCAGATGCCTTAATAAAGGCCGAATTGTATTTACCTCTAGACTTGCTTCCTAAATTAGAAGGAGATAAGTTTTACTACCACGAAGTTATAGGTTTTACTATCACAGACAGCAATTTTGGCACTGTTGGAATTATAAAAGCTATTAATGATACTACAGCACAAGCGCTTTTTGAAATTGACAGAAATGGTATTGAAATTTTAATACCTATGAATGATGAGTTTATCGTTAAAGTAGATAAACCAAACAAAATCATAGAGGTTGAAACTCCCGAAGGATTAATAGAACTTTACACAAGCCCATCCTAAATCCTTCCCAAAGGGAAGGACTTTCTCTCTCATGGAAAAGCCTTTTAAATTCAAACAATTCTCAGTCAACCAAGATCGTTGTGCCATGAAAATTGGTACAGATGGTGTTTTACTAGGTTCCTGGACTTCTGTAAAACATAATCCTTTTCACATTTTAGACATTGGCTCTGGCACAGGAATTCTAAGTCTTATGATGGCTCAAAGAAGTTATGCAGAGCAAATTGAAGCAATAGAAATTGATGACGATGCTTATGAACAGTGCTCTGAAAACTTCGAGAATTCACCTTGGAACGATCGCTTGTTTTGTTACCATGCTTCGCTTTTAGAGTTTGTTGAAGAGGTTGAAGATGCTTTCGATTTAATTATTTGTAATCCACCTTTTTATTCCGAAGATTATAAAACCGAAAATAAATCCAGAAACTTGGCGCGTTTTAACGATGCTATGCCTTTTAAACATATTATCTATGCTGTAGAACATTTACTAGCCGAAGATGGTTTGTTTTCAATAGTTATTCCCAGAAAAGAGGAAAAGGATTTTATAGCTTTAGCCAATACAATTGGCCTTTTTCCCAATCGAATTCTTTACGTTCGAGGCAATCCAGATGCCGATGTAAAACGCAGCTTAATTGAATTTAGCTATGCTGAAAAAGACGTTGAAGCTTCAGACTTAATTATTGAAACTGAACGTCACAACTACACTAAGGATTACATCAATCTAACAAAAGATTTTTATTTGAAAATGTAACACTTCTGTTGGGCAATGAAATCGATTTCGTTACTTTTGTGAAACTAATAAAATAACAGCTCCTATTTTGATAAATCTTCAAAATTAGAAGTTATAAATATCATAATCAGAATGAAACCAGATTTATTTGAAGCTCCTGACTATTATAACTTAGACGAATTACTCACTGAAGAACACAAATTGGTTCGTGATGCAGCCAGAGAATGGGTAAAACGAGATGTTTCTCCAATAATAGAAGAGGCTGCTCAAAAAGCAGAATTTCCAAAATCTATTATTGGTGGGTTAGCAGAAATTGGTGCTTTTGGACCATACATTCCTGAAGAATACGGTGGCGCAGGATTAGACCAGATTTCTTACGGTTTAATTATGCAAGAAATAGAACGTGGAGATTCCGGAGTACGCAGTACGGCATCCGTACAGTCGTCTTTAGTAATGTATCCTATCTGGAAATATGGTACAGAAGAACAACGTCAAAAATATTTGCCAAAATTAGCTTCTGGTGAATGGATGGGTTCTTTCGGTTTAACTGAACCAGATCATGGAAGTAATCCAGGTGGCATGACGACCAATTATAAAGATATGGGAGATCACTACCTTTTAAATGGTGCTAAAATGTGGATTTCTAACGCTCCTTTCTGCCAAGTAGCTGTAGTTTGGGCAAAAAATGAAGAAGGACGTATTCACGGCTTAATTGTTGAGCGTGGTATGGAAGGATTCTCTACACCTGAAACGCATAACAAATGGTCGCTTAGAGCTTCTGCTACAGGTGAGCTAATTTTTGATAACGTTAAAGTTCCTAAAGAAAATTTATTACCAAACAAATCTGGTTTAGGTGCACCACTTGGCTGCTTAGATTCTGCACGTTATGGTATTGCTTGGGGAGCGATTGGTGCAGCTATGGACTGTTACGATACGGCTTTGAGATATAGCAAAGAGCGTATTCAATTTGGTAAGCCTATTGGCCAGTTTCAGTTACAACAAAAGAAGTTAGCCGAAATGATTACCGAAATTACCAAAGCACAATTGTTAACATGGCGATTAGGTGTATTGCGTAACGAAGACAAGGCTACTTCTGCACAAATTTCTATGGCGAAACGTAACAATGTGGAAATGGCTATAAACATTGCTCGAGAAGCAAGACAAATGCTTGGAGGAATGGGAATTACTGGTGAGTACAGCATAATGCGTCATTCTATGAACTTAGAAAGTGTAATAACCTATGAGGGTACGCACGACATCCACTTACTAATTACAGGCTTAGATATTACAGGTTTAAATGCCTTTAAATAATAAATTAAAAGCCTTGATATCTCAAGGCTTTTAATTTAGCATAGACTTTTAGGAAACTAATTAGTAATACATTATATTTTTATTTAAGATGAAAATTATCTTTTACAAATTATTATTTAGTACGCTATTATGTTTCTTTTATTCGTGCAGTGCGTCCGAAGATTATAATACTGATGATTTACAAGACCCTATTGATAACTCAAAAAGAATTCTAAGTTTGGGTGACAGCTACACCATAGGCCAAAGTGTCTGTGAGAGCTGTAGTTTCCCAAAGCAATTAAAGGATAGCCTAGTAAATAACAACGATGGCGTTACTTTTGAGTTAAACATAATAGCCCAAACAGGATGGACCACAAGCGATCTAATTAGTAATATTGTTTCCGAAAACCCATCAAACAACTATGACTTAGTTACCTTATTGATAGGCGTAAACAACCAATACCAAGGCGCACCCTTCTCGCTTTACGAATCAGAATTTCCGCAATTAGTACAGATGGCAATGAGTAAAGTACAAGGAGATAAAACTAAAGTGATTATAGTGTCAATTCCAGATTATGCCTACACACCATTTGGGCAGTTTAGTGGCGATCCGTCCTTAACTTCAACAGAAATTGACATGTACAATGCATTTGCAGAAAACTATTGCAATGAAAACAATATTACTTTTGTAAATATAACCGATATCACTCGCGAAGGATTAAACAATCCTGATTTGGTAGCTTCGGATGACTTGCATCCATCAGAACTTGCTTATACAAGATTTGTAGAAAGACTACTTCCTTTGGCCATCGAAAAAATCCAATAAGTTTTCCTATTTTAGTTATTTAGTAAACTATACTGATGTCATCAAAATCGAGATTAGATCGTGCTTACAAAAATGCTCATCGCATTGGTTTTGATGACGCTTCAAAATTCATTTTATTTAGTGATTGCCATCGTGGTGATAACAGCTTTGCAGACGATTTCGCTAATAACAGGAACATATATTTTCATGCACTGAAACATTATTATACCGAAGGTTTTAGTTATTGCGAACTAGGTGATGGTGACGAACTATGGGAAAATTTGTCGTTTGAATCTATATTAAATGCACACAAGAATGTCTACTTGCTCATGAAGCAATTTCATGAAGAGGATAGATTGCACATGATTTGGGGAAATCACGATATGGTATATCGCGACCCTAAATATGTAGAGAAATATTTATCTACCTATTTTGATCCTAAAGTGGGAGAAGATGTTGACCTGTTTTGTAATATACAATATCATGAAGGTATTGTTTTAAAACATTCTGAAACAGGACAAGAATTGTTTCTCTGCCATGGCCACCAAGCGGATTGGTGGAATTACCTATTCTGGAAATGGAGCCGGTTTATGGTTCGTATTCTTTGGAAACCCTTAAATGTTATGGGAATAGCAGACCCTACAAGTCCTGCTAAAAACTACAAAGAGCTCATAAAAGTAGAACGCAGAACTAAAAAGTGGATTTTAGAAAACAACAACTTGGTAACCATTGCTGGTCATACACATAGACCGCGTTTCCCAGAGCCAGGTGATATTGCTTTTTTTAACGATGGTAGCTGTGTACATCCAAGAAGTATTACTGGTCTTGAGATTGAAAACGGAAAAATTTCTCTCATTAAATGGCAAATCGTCACTACCGAAGATGGTACATTAAAAATTGATCGTTTTTTGTTAGAAGGACCTACTCCTTTGATTGACTATAAGACGGAATAAATTGCTTCAAAATAAATCAGATGCTTAATAACAACTCTTGGAAATAAAAAACTCTCACATGTTTTAGAAAACCTATGAAGTGTTAGTTACTATATACAGTAGTTTGTGTAGTTAAATAAGAGATTCCTGCTTCCGCAGGAATTTTAGCTTTCTGGTGCCAGCTCTACTTCCAAACCTTCTAGCTCTGGCGTAATTGGTATCTGGCAACCTAATCGAGAATTGTCTTTTACATAAAAAGCTTCGGAAAGCATAGCCTCTTCATCATCCTGCATTTCTGGTAATTCGGTATCACTTAAGACATAGCATTGGCAAGATGCACACATGGCCATGCCACCACAAACACCAATGGTACCTTCAGGAGCTAGTTCGTAAGAACGTACTACTTCCATAAGATTCATTGCCATATCTGTTGGTGCTTCGATTTGATGTGTTACACCATCGCGATCAATGATTGTTATATTTATGTCCATAGTAATTAGTTGTTAGGAAATAGTAGTTAGTTTTTGATAGATTTGATTAAACCATGTAACATTTTAGAAATCTCGTTGTTCATTTCTATTAATTCTCTTGATTCATCTTGACTTAAAAAATTTAAACTAATAGATAAATATAACATTGACCTTACTTCACTATTCGATGACAAAGCTATATATAAAAATCTTGAAAAGTCTGCATTTGAGTTCCTATCAAAACCTTCTGCAATGTTATTAGAAATTGAAACTGACGCTCTTTTTATTTGATCTCTAAAAGAAAAGTCATTATTATCTTTGAAAACCTTATAAATAGTAACAGCTAAAGCCTGAGACTTTTGCCAAACTAATAAATCTTCAAATTTTTGAACGGCCATTTACTAATTACTTTCTACTATTTACTAACTACTCAATAGCCTTTACAACGGCTTTTGGTGCTTCTTTACGTGTACCATCAAAACCATCAACGCCAGCAACTGTTGTATATTTTAACACATAACGTTTTCCTGGGTTAATAATCTGATAAGCTGCCTGACACATCAAAGTTGCCTCATGGAAACCACAAAGAATTAGTTTTAA belongs to Winogradskyella sp. J14-2 and includes:
- a CDS encoding metallophosphoesterase, with protein sequence MSSKSRLDRAYKNAHRIGFDDASKFILFSDCHRGDNSFADDFANNRNIYFHALKHYYTEGFSYCELGDGDELWENLSFESILNAHKNVYLLMKQFHEEDRLHMIWGNHDMVYRDPKYVEKYLSTYFDPKVGEDVDLFCNIQYHEGIVLKHSETGQELFLCHGHQADWWNYLFWKWSRFMVRILWKPLNVMGIADPTSPAKNYKELIKVERRTKKWILENNNLVTIAGHTHRPRFPEPGDIAFFNDGSCVHPRSITGLEIENGKISLIKWQIVTTEDGTLKIDRFLLEGPTPLIDYKTE
- a CDS encoding four helix bundle protein: MAVQKFEDLLVWQKSQALAVTIYKVFKDNNDFSFRDQIKRASVSISNNIAEGFDRNSNADFSRFLYIALSSNSEVRSMLYLSISLNFLSQDESRELIEMNNEISKMLHGLIKSIKN
- a CDS encoding 2Fe-2S iron-sulfur cluster-binding protein, whose product is MDINITIIDRDGVTHQIEAPTDMAMNLMEVVRSYELAPEGTIGVCGGMAMCASCQCYVLSDTELPEMQDDEEAMLSEAFYVKDNSRLGCQIPITPELEGLEVELAPES